A DNA window from Anser cygnoides isolate HZ-2024a breed goose chromosome 21, Taihu_goose_T2T_genome, whole genome shotgun sequence contains the following coding sequences:
- the FAM118B gene encoding protein FAM118B isoform X1 — protein MASTVSLGKDTLLEDGMPPAKKPRKLLPSLKTKKPRELVLVIGTGISAAVAPQVPALKSWKGLIQALLDAAIDFDLLEDEESKRFQKCLHEDKNLVHVAHDLIQKLSPRTSNVRSTFFKDCLYEVFDDLESKMEDSGKQLLQSVLHLMENGALVLTTNFDNLLELYAAHQGKHLESLDLTDEKKVLEWAQEKRKLSVLHIHGVYTNPSGIVLHPAGYQNVLRNTEVMREIQKLYENKSFLFLGCGWTVDDTTFQALFLEAVKHKSDLEHFMLVRRGDVDEFKKLRENMLDKGIKVISYGDDYADLPEYFERLTSEIAMRGRTGLLKEGQQLNGSAAAHDEIKGRST, from the exons ATGGCTTCTACCGTGAGCCTGGGTAAAGACACATTATTGGAAGATGGGATGCCACCTGCAAAAAAGCCCAG GAAGCTGCTGCCAAGCCTAAAAACCAAGAAGCCTCGGGAGCTTGTTCTGGTGATTGGGACAGGAATTAGCGCAGCGGTCGCTCCCCAAGTCCCAGCACTGAAGTCTTGGAAGGGGCTGATCCAGGCCCTCCTGGATGCTGCTATTGACTTTGATCTTCTGGAAGATGAAGAGAGCAAAAGGTTTCAGAAGTGTCTCCACGAAGACAAGAACTTGGTTCACGTTGCCCATGACCTTATCCAGAAGCTGTCTCCG CGCACAAGCAATGTTCGctcaacatttttcaaagactgTTTATACGAGGTGTTTGATGACCTGGAATCTAAAATGGAAGATTCTGGCAAACAGCTGCTTCAGTCTGTGCTTCACCTAATGGAAAACGGGGCGCTCGTGCTAACCACGAACTTTGATAACCTGCTGGAACTGTATGCGGCGCACCAGGGGAAGCATCTGGAGTCTCTCGACCTGACGGATGAAAAGAAG GTGCTGGAGTGGGCgcaagagaagaggaagctcagcgTCCTGCATATCCACGGCGTGTACACGAACCCGAGCGGCATAGTGCTGCACCCAGCCGGGTACCAGAACGTGCTGCGCAACACGGAGGTCATG cgaGAGATTCAGAAGCTGTATGAAAATAAGTCATTCCTCTTCTTGGGCTGTGGTTGGACTGTTGATGACACCACGTTTCAAGCCCTGTTTTTAGAAGCTGTGAAGCACAAGTCAGACCTGGAGCACTTTATGCTTGTGCGGCGAGGAGACGTGGATGAGTTCAAGAAGCTCCGTGAGAACATGCTGGACAAAGGGATTAAAGTGATTTCCTATGGAGATGACTACGCAGACTTGCCCGAGTACTTCGAGAGGCTGACGAGTGAGATCGCCATGCGGGGTCGGACAG GTCTGCTTAAGGAGGGACAGCAGCTGAACGGCTCTGCCGCTGCCCACGACGAGATAAAAG GACGCAGCACTTGA
- the FAM118B gene encoding protein FAM118B isoform X2, translating into MEWRWRRGRANRFPFCAPGARRGRGRGAPARGAAAAGRLLVGPGARRQCFPLKTLQGGHPLKRTSSFPFPAGVAEAAGGEEGATQEERKLLPSLKTKKPRELVLVIGTGISAAVAPQVPALKSWKGLIQALLDAAIDFDLLEDEESKRFQKCLHEDKNLVHVAHDLIQKLSPRTSNVRSTFFKDCLYEVFDDLESKMEDSGKQLLQSVLHLMENGALVLTTNFDNLLELYAAHQGKHLESLDLTDEKKVLEWAQEKRKLSVLHIHGVYTNPSGIVLHPAGYQNVLRNTEVMREIQKLYENKSFLFLGCGWTVDDTTFQALFLEAVKHKSDLEHFMLVRRGDVDEFKKLRENMLDKGIKVISYGDDYADLPEYFERLTSEIAMRGRTGLLKEGQQLNGSAAAHDEIKGRST; encoded by the exons ATGGAATGGCGGTGGCGAAGGGGGCGGGCCAATCGCTTTCCGTTCTGCGCCCCCGGAGCtcgccgggggcggggccgcggggcgcctgcgcggggcgcggcggcggccgggcgtCTCCTCGTGGGGCCGGGCGCGCGGCGCCAG tgtttCCCCCTGAAAACACTGCAGGGCGGCCACCCGCtgaaaagaacttcttcctttcctttccccgCAGGTGTAGCGGAGGCAGCTGGCGGCGAGGAGGGGGCGACGCAGGAGGAAAG GAAGCTGCTGCCAAGCCTAAAAACCAAGAAGCCTCGGGAGCTTGTTCTGGTGATTGGGACAGGAATTAGCGCAGCGGTCGCTCCCCAAGTCCCAGCACTGAAGTCTTGGAAGGGGCTGATCCAGGCCCTCCTGGATGCTGCTATTGACTTTGATCTTCTGGAAGATGAAGAGAGCAAAAGGTTTCAGAAGTGTCTCCACGAAGACAAGAACTTGGTTCACGTTGCCCATGACCTTATCCAGAAGCTGTCTCCG CGCACAAGCAATGTTCGctcaacatttttcaaagactgTTTATACGAGGTGTTTGATGACCTGGAATCTAAAATGGAAGATTCTGGCAAACAGCTGCTTCAGTCTGTGCTTCACCTAATGGAAAACGGGGCGCTCGTGCTAACCACGAACTTTGATAACCTGCTGGAACTGTATGCGGCGCACCAGGGGAAGCATCTGGAGTCTCTCGACCTGACGGATGAAAAGAAG GTGCTGGAGTGGGCgcaagagaagaggaagctcagcgTCCTGCATATCCACGGCGTGTACACGAACCCGAGCGGCATAGTGCTGCACCCAGCCGGGTACCAGAACGTGCTGCGCAACACGGAGGTCATG cgaGAGATTCAGAAGCTGTATGAAAATAAGTCATTCCTCTTCTTGGGCTGTGGTTGGACTGTTGATGACACCACGTTTCAAGCCCTGTTTTTAGAAGCTGTGAAGCACAAGTCAGACCTGGAGCACTTTATGCTTGTGCGGCGAGGAGACGTGGATGAGTTCAAGAAGCTCCGTGAGAACATGCTGGACAAAGGGATTAAAGTGATTTCCTATGGAGATGACTACGCAGACTTGCCCGAGTACTTCGAGAGGCTGACGAGTGAGATCGCCATGCGGGGTCGGACAG GTCTGCTTAAGGAGGGACAGCAGCTGAACGGCTCTGCCGCTGCCCACGACGAGATAAAAG GACGCAGCACTTGA
- the FAM118B gene encoding protein FAM118B isoform X3, whose protein sequence is MAVAKGAGQSLSVLRPRSSPGAGPRGACAGRGGGRASPRGAGRAAPGVAEAAGGEEGATQEERKLLPSLKTKKPRELVLVIGTGISAAVAPQVPALKSWKGLIQALLDAAIDFDLLEDEESKRFQKCLHEDKNLVHVAHDLIQKLSPRTSNVRSTFFKDCLYEVFDDLESKMEDSGKQLLQSVLHLMENGALVLTTNFDNLLELYAAHQGKHLESLDLTDEKKVLEWAQEKRKLSVLHIHGVYTNPSGIVLHPAGYQNVLRNTEVMREIQKLYENKSFLFLGCGWTVDDTTFQALFLEAVKHKSDLEHFMLVRRGDVDEFKKLRENMLDKGIKVISYGDDYADLPEYFERLTSEIAMRGRTGLLKEGQQLNGSAAAHDEIKGRST, encoded by the exons ATGGCGGTGGCGAAGGGGGCGGGCCAATCGCTTTCCGTTCTGCGCCCCCGGAGCtcgccgggggcggggccgcggggcgcctgcgcggggcgcggcggcggccgggcgtCTCCTCGTGGGGCCGGGCGCGCGGCGCCAG GTGTAGCGGAGGCAGCTGGCGGCGAGGAGGGGGCGACGCAGGAGGAAAG GAAGCTGCTGCCAAGCCTAAAAACCAAGAAGCCTCGGGAGCTTGTTCTGGTGATTGGGACAGGAATTAGCGCAGCGGTCGCTCCCCAAGTCCCAGCACTGAAGTCTTGGAAGGGGCTGATCCAGGCCCTCCTGGATGCTGCTATTGACTTTGATCTTCTGGAAGATGAAGAGAGCAAAAGGTTTCAGAAGTGTCTCCACGAAGACAAGAACTTGGTTCACGTTGCCCATGACCTTATCCAGAAGCTGTCTCCG CGCACAAGCAATGTTCGctcaacatttttcaaagactgTTTATACGAGGTGTTTGATGACCTGGAATCTAAAATGGAAGATTCTGGCAAACAGCTGCTTCAGTCTGTGCTTCACCTAATGGAAAACGGGGCGCTCGTGCTAACCACGAACTTTGATAACCTGCTGGAACTGTATGCGGCGCACCAGGGGAAGCATCTGGAGTCTCTCGACCTGACGGATGAAAAGAAG GTGCTGGAGTGGGCgcaagagaagaggaagctcagcgTCCTGCATATCCACGGCGTGTACACGAACCCGAGCGGCATAGTGCTGCACCCAGCCGGGTACCAGAACGTGCTGCGCAACACGGAGGTCATG cgaGAGATTCAGAAGCTGTATGAAAATAAGTCATTCCTCTTCTTGGGCTGTGGTTGGACTGTTGATGACACCACGTTTCAAGCCCTGTTTTTAGAAGCTGTGAAGCACAAGTCAGACCTGGAGCACTTTATGCTTGTGCGGCGAGGAGACGTGGATGAGTTCAAGAAGCTCCGTGAGAACATGCTGGACAAAGGGATTAAAGTGATTTCCTATGGAGATGACTACGCAGACTTGCCCGAGTACTTCGAGAGGCTGACGAGTGAGATCGCCATGCGGGGTCGGACAG GTCTGCTTAAGGAGGGACAGCAGCTGAACGGCTCTGCCGCTGCCCACGACGAGATAAAAG GACGCAGCACTTGA
- the TIRAP gene encoding toll/interleukin-1 receptor domain-containing adapter protein isoform X2: MAGWFRRLLQKPKQSSSCTGSGRNASTGCSASSSPSSSSSARSSSSSAGAAVARAGCPAPVDISSSGSARWAKSYDVCICHSEVDLEFVEELVSYLESQPQSFRCFLQLRDAVAGSAIVTELCDAVQNSHCWVMLITPSFLQDPWCKYQMHQALAEAPMANGRTIPVLKDIDRKDYPRELRNLYYISTVLKENSFRQIRDTVLHYLEELCRSSASGTEQ, encoded by the exons ATGGCTG GGTGGTTTAGGCGGCTCCTGCAGAAGCCCAAGCAGAGCTCCAGCTGCACGGGGAGCGGTCGGAATGCCAGCACCGGGTGTTCGGCTTCCTCatcaccctcctcctcctcctcggccaggagctccagctcctccgccgGCGCTGCCGTGGCTCGGGCTGGCTGCCCGGCACCAGTGGACATCAGCAGCTCGGGCAGCGCCCGCTGGGCCAAGAGCTACGACGTGTGCATCTGCCACAGCGAGGTGGACCTGGAGTTTGTGGAGGAGCTGGTGTCCTACTTGGAGAGCCAGCCGCAGAGCTTCCGCTGCTTCCTCCAGCTGCGGGACGCCGTGGCGGGCAGCGCCATCGTGACGGAGCTGTGCGACGCCGTGCAGAACAGCCACTGCTGGGTGATGCTCATCACCCCCAGCTTTCTCCAGGACCCCTGGTGCAAGTACCAGATGCACCAGGCGCTGGCTGAGGCCCCGATGGCCAACGGGCGCACCATCCCCGTGCTGAAGGACATCGACAGGAAGGACTACCCCAGGGAGCTGCGCAATCTTTACTACATCTCCACGGTGCTCAAGGAGAACAGCTTCAGGCAGATCAGAGACACTGTCCTGCACT ACCTGGAAGAGCTGTGCCGGAGCTCTGCGAGCGGGACTGAGCAGTGA
- the TIRAP gene encoding toll/interleukin-1 receptor domain-containing adapter protein isoform X1: MRVSAAPQLLASRAAGWFRRLLQKPKQSSSCTGSGRNASTGCSASSSPSSSSSARSSSSSAGAAVARAGCPAPVDISSSGSARWAKSYDVCICHSEVDLEFVEELVSYLESQPQSFRCFLQLRDAVAGSAIVTELCDAVQNSHCWVMLITPSFLQDPWCKYQMHQALAEAPMANGRTIPVLKDIDRKDYPRELRNLYYISTVLKENSFRQIRDTVLHYLEELCRSSASGTEQ, translated from the exons ATGAGGGTCTCTGCCGCCCCTCAGCTCTTGGCATCGCGCGCTGCAG GGTGGTTTAGGCGGCTCCTGCAGAAGCCCAAGCAGAGCTCCAGCTGCACGGGGAGCGGTCGGAATGCCAGCACCGGGTGTTCGGCTTCCTCatcaccctcctcctcctcctcggccaggagctccagctcctccgccgGCGCTGCCGTGGCTCGGGCTGGCTGCCCGGCACCAGTGGACATCAGCAGCTCGGGCAGCGCCCGCTGGGCCAAGAGCTACGACGTGTGCATCTGCCACAGCGAGGTGGACCTGGAGTTTGTGGAGGAGCTGGTGTCCTACTTGGAGAGCCAGCCGCAGAGCTTCCGCTGCTTCCTCCAGCTGCGGGACGCCGTGGCGGGCAGCGCCATCGTGACGGAGCTGTGCGACGCCGTGCAGAACAGCCACTGCTGGGTGATGCTCATCACCCCCAGCTTTCTCCAGGACCCCTGGTGCAAGTACCAGATGCACCAGGCGCTGGCTGAGGCCCCGATGGCCAACGGGCGCACCATCCCCGTGCTGAAGGACATCGACAGGAAGGACTACCCCAGGGAGCTGCGCAATCTTTACTACATCTCCACGGTGCTCAAGGAGAACAGCTTCAGGCAGATCAGAGACACTGTCCTGCACT ACCTGGAAGAGCTGTGCCGGAGCTCTGCGAGCGGGACTGAGCAGTGA